One genomic segment of Buchnera aphidicola (Anoecia oenotherae) includes these proteins:
- the ygfZ gene encoding tRNA-modifying protein YgfZ, protein MIIKKTIKTINFSRLEKKPSMFFLKEWSIISVSGIDATPYLQNQLTIDIISLPKNTMQFCALCNVSGKVLTSLVIFKCKKKYYLFFRSSVKIIVIDELKKYAVFSKVLIIDEIKLHLIGIRGKNSNNLLETYFKQKFNHKNHTYVLNKFIIVNMSFFKLRYLIIVSNYSHLKLLKNNFLINKFKILNNEKWLSIDIKLGYPIIEIENTSKFLPQALNMCALNGINYNKGCYKGQEIISITRFKKKNKRVLSWMISKEIIKDIKIGNILEVKKNEMWYTAGVILTYVYIKNQFTWIQAVLNNNYCQSMSFRLKINKSYILSINKIFL, encoded by the coding sequence ATGATTATAAAAAAAACAATAAAAACTATTAATTTTTCTCGTTTAGAAAAAAAGCCTTCTATGTTTTTTTTAAAAGAATGGAGTATAATATCAGTTTCAGGAATTGATGCAACACCGTACTTACAAAATCAATTAACGATTGATATTATTTCTTTACCTAAAAATACTATGCAATTTTGTGCTTTATGCAATGTATCAGGAAAAGTATTAACCAGCTTAGTGATTTTTAAATGCAAAAAAAAATATTATTTATTTTTTCGTTCTAGTGTAAAAATTATAGTTATTGATGAACTAAAAAAATATGCTGTTTTTTCTAAAGTATTAATTATTGATGAAATAAAATTACATCTAATAGGTATTAGAGGTAAAAATTCTAACAATTTGTTAGAAACATATTTTAAACAAAAATTTAACCATAAAAATCATACATATGTTTTAAATAAATTTATTATTGTAAATATGAGTTTTTTTAAACTGCGTTATTTAATAATAGTTAGTAACTATTCACATTTAAAATTATTAAAAAATAATTTTTTAATTAACAAATTTAAAATATTAAATAACGAAAAATGGTTGTCGATAGATATTAAGTTAGGATATCCTATAATTGAGATAGAAAATACTAGTAAATTTCTTCCTCAAGCATTAAATATGTGTGCGTTAAATGGAATTAATTATAATAAAGGATGTTATAAAGGACAAGAAATAATCTCTATTACTAGATTTAAAAAAAAAAATAAAAGAGTTTTATCTTGGATGATTAGTAAAGAAATAATTAAAGATATAAAAATAGGTAATATTTTAGAAGTTAAAAAAAATGAAATGTGGTATACTGCAGGAGTTATATTAACTTACGTTTACATAAAAAATCAATTCACTTGGATTCAAGCAGTATTAAATAATAATTATTGTCAATCTATGTCTTTTAGATTAAAAATTAATAAATCTTATATATTATCAATTAATAAAATTTTTTTATAA
- the prfB gene encoding peptide chain release factor 2 (programmed frameshift), with amino-acid sequence MYSINFVKKLLNSIYKKKKIYVLYLKYCKKKERLAEINIELQSIKIWKEINILKKLLKEKSFLEEYLFPINRIQEKINYFKELLILVEQEKKKDEEVLGDIVKEIYNLKFKIKNLEFLKMFSKKYDFLNCYIDVQPGSGGEESQDWANMLLKMYLKWIYSKKFKINILEKTLGENNGIKSATIKVSGNYAFGWLRTEAGIHRLVRKNPFDTNNKRHTSFCSIFIYPEINKDFNTEINQNDLRIDVYKSSGAGGQHVNKTESAVRITHIPTGIVAQCQNDRSQHKNKEQAMKQLISKINHLSLKKEQLKKKKIEDSKPNITWGNHIRSYVLDDSRIKDIRTNIESRNIQKVLHGHLDKFIKASLKLGF; translated from the exons ATGTATTCAATTAATTTTGTAAAAAAGTTATTAAATTCTATTTATAAAAAAAAAAAAATTTATGTATTATATTTGA AATATTGTAAAAAAAAAGAACGTCTTGCAGAAATAAATATAGAGTTACAATCTATTAAAATATGGAAGGAGATTAACATTTTAAAAAAACTGCTAAAAGAAAAATCTTTTTTAGAAGAATATTTATTTCCTATTAATAGGATACAGGAAAAAATAAATTATTTTAAAGAATTATTAATATTAGTAGAACAAGAAAAAAAAAAAGATGAAGAAGTACTAGGTGATATTGTTAAAGAAATTTATAATTTAAAATTTAAAATTAAAAATTTAGAATTTTTAAAAATGTTTTCAAAAAAATATGATTTTTTAAATTGCTATATAGATGTACAACCTGGTTCTGGAGGAGAAGAATCTCAAGATTGGGCTAATATGTTATTAAAAATGTACCTTAAATGGATATATAGTAAAAAGTTCAAAATTAATATCTTAGAAAAAACGTTAGGAGAAAATAATGGAATAAAATCAGCAACTATTAAAGTTAGTGGAAATTATGCTTTTGGATGGCTTAGAACAGAAGCAGGAATTCATAGACTTGTTAGAAAAAACCCTTTTGATACTAATAATAAACGACATACTTCTTTTTGTTCTATATTTATTTATCCTGAGATCAATAAAGATTTTAATACGGAAATTAATCAAAATGATTTACGTATAGATGTTTATAAATCATCTGGAGCAGGAGGTCAACATGTTAATAAAACAGAATCTGCTGTTCGAATTACACATATACCCACAGGAATAGTAGCACAGTGTCAAAATGATCGTTCTCAGCATAAAAATAAAGAACAAGCTATGAAACAATTAATATCTAAAATTAATCATTTATCTTTAAAAAAAGAACAATTAAAAAAGAAAAAAATAGAAGATTCTAAACCAAATATTACTTGGGGAAATCACATTCGATCTTATGTATTAGATGATTCTAGAATAAAAGATATAAGAACAAATATAGAATCTAGAAATATTCAAAAAGTATTACATGGTCATTTAGATAAATTTATAAAAGCTAGTTTAAAACTAGGATTTTAG
- the lysS gene encoding lysine--tRNA ligase, whose amino-acid sequence MNKNLIYSELRQQSTEKKTRYEKLGFMKKNGFNFPNSFKRSHTADSLHKKYKTYTRDMLKKNIVKVSIAGRVMQKRIMGKSSFLTLKDVNTLIQIYYKENCIENNIYLSSNNILDIGDILGITGYLFRTKTKELSVYCKNIVLLTKSINSFPDKFHGLLNKELCYRKRYLDLIMNKKTFFRFQQRSYILSKIRRFMEKNKFLEVETPIMQNIPGGANARPFITHHNSLDIDIYLRIAPELYLKRLIIGGFDKIFEINKSFRNEGVSIRHNPEFTMMEAYMAYCNYKDAMGFIENLFLYLCTIITGKYVIEFDKYVINFKNKFKVMSMKESILLFNSNIKSSDLNDYKKLQNISLSLGIKKDKKWGIGKILNEIFEKTVEKKLIEPTFIIDYPTEVSPLAKNKKNSIEYTERFELFIGGYEIGNGFSELNDSEEQKTRFLQQKNYYKNAKQENFFYDNSYINALEYGLPPTAGLGIGIDRLVMLFTNQKNIRDVILFPVLRPKNIK is encoded by the coding sequence ATGAATAAAAATTTAATATATAGTGAGTTAAGACAACAATCTACAGAAAAAAAAACCAGATATGAAAAACTAGGTTTTATGAAAAAAAATGGATTTAATTTTCCAAATTCTTTTAAAAGATCCCATACTGCTGATTCACTTCATAAAAAATATAAAACTTATACACGAGATATGCTTAAAAAAAATATAGTTAAAGTTAGTATAGCAGGAAGAGTTATGCAAAAAAGAATTATGGGAAAAAGTTCGTTTTTAACACTAAAAGACGTAAATACTTTAATTCAAATTTATTATAAAGAAAATTGTATAGAGAATAATATATATTTATCATCTAACAATATTCTAGACATAGGAGATATTTTAGGGATCACAGGATATCTATTTAGAACTAAAACTAAAGAATTGTCTGTATATTGTAAAAATATAGTTTTATTAACGAAATCTATTAACTCGTTTCCAGATAAATTTCACGGTTTATTAAATAAAGAATTATGTTATAGAAAAAGATATTTAGATTTAATAATGAATAAAAAAACGTTTTTTAGGTTTCAACAAAGATCTTATATCTTATCTAAGATTCGACGTTTTATGGAAAAAAACAAATTTTTAGAAGTAGAAACACCTATAATGCAAAATATTCCAGGAGGAGCTAATGCTCGTCCGTTTATAACGCACCATAATAGTTTAGACATAGACATTTACTTACGAATAGCTCCAGAATTATATTTAAAGCGGTTAATTATAGGTGGATTTGATAAGATTTTTGAAATAAATAAGAGTTTTAGGAATGAAGGTGTATCTATTCGACATAATCCAGAATTTACTATGATGGAAGCATATATGGCTTATTGTAACTACAAAGATGCTATGGGGTTTATAGAAAATTTATTTTTATATTTATGTACTATTATTACAGGAAAGTATGTAATTGAATTTGATAAATATGTAATAAATTTTAAAAATAAATTTAAAGTCATGTCTATGAAAGAATCTATTTTATTATTTAATTCTAACATTAAATCTTCAGATTTAAATGATTATAAAAAATTACAAAATATTTCTCTTTCTTTAGGAATAAAAAAAGATAAAAAATGGGGAATTGGAAAAATATTAAATGAAATTTTTGAAAAAACAGTAGAAAAAAAATTAATCGAACCTACATTTATTATTGATTATCCAACAGAAGTTTCACCATTAGCTAAAAATAAAAAAAATAGTATAGAATATACAGAACGATTTGAATTATTTATAGGAGGATATGAAATAGGAAATGGTTTCTCTGAATTAAATGATTCTGAAGAACAAAAAACCAGATTTTTACAACAAAAAAACTATTATAAAAATGCGAAACAAGAAAATTTTTTTTATGACAATTCATATATTAACGCTTTAGAATACGGATTACCTCCAACTGCAGGATTAGGAATTGGTATTGACCGTTTAGTAATGTTATTTACTAATCAAAAAAATATACGAGATGTCATTTTATTTCCAGTTCTTCGTCCTAAAAATATTAAATAA
- the lysA gene encoding diaminopimelate decarboxylase yields MPCSVFTTKSELNKKNILNSVSLYKTPLWIYDANIIKNQVKKLNKFNVIRYAQKACSNIHILRLLKKYGVKIDAVSYGEIERALISGFNSKNDEIVYTADSFDENSLNKVVSDNITVNIGSIDMLHQLGNISPNHRIWIRVNPKFGYGHHKKTNTGGENSKHGIWDLQSAIKVVKVYNFKLVGIHMHIGSGVNYKNLKKVCESMLSCVTSLNYDISSISAGGGIPISYKLNQSCINIDEYFTVWNTVQKKLTKFFNHPITLEIEPGRFLVAESCILVAKVNAVKRIKDVYFVITDAGFNDLVRPVMYGSYHHISVISNSCKLINKKLKRKTVIAGPICESGDIFTQSNDGEVKPRLLPLIEIGDIIIFHDTGAYGSSMSSNYNSRPLIPEILFNSGKCQIIRRRQTISEMISLEL; encoded by the coding sequence ATGCCTTGTTCTGTTTTTACTACTAAAAGTGAACTAAATAAAAAAAATATTTTAAATTCTGTTTCTTTATATAAAACACCATTATGGATATATGATGCAAATATTATAAAAAATCAAGTAAAAAAACTAAATAAATTTAATGTTATTAGATATGCACAAAAAGCATGTTCTAACATTCATATATTACGTTTGTTGAAAAAATATGGAGTAAAAATAGATGCTGTCTCCTACGGAGAAATTGAACGAGCTTTAATATCTGGTTTTAATTCTAAAAATGACGAAATTGTTTATACAGCTGATTCCTTCGATGAAAATTCTTTAAATAAAGTTGTATCAGATAATATTACAGTCAATATTGGATCTATAGATATGTTGCATCAACTAGGTAATATTTCTCCTAATCATAGGATATGGATTCGAGTAAATCCAAAATTTGGATATGGACATCATAAAAAAACAAATACAGGAGGAGAAAACAGTAAACATGGAATATGGGATTTACAATCAGCTATTAAAGTAGTTAAAGTTTATAACTTTAAATTAGTAGGAATTCATATGCATATAGGATCTGGAGTAAATTATAAAAATTTAAAAAAAGTGTGTGAATCTATGCTGTCATGTGTTACTAGTTTAAATTATGACATATCATCCATATCAGCTGGAGGAGGTATCCCTATTTCATATAAATTAAACCAATCTTGTATTAATATTGATGAATATTTTACAGTATGGAATACTGTACAGAAAAAACTAACCAAGTTTTTCAATCATCCTATAACATTAGAAATAGAACCTGGACGTTTTTTAGTAGCAGAATCCTGCATTCTTGTAGCAAAAGTAAATGCTGTAAAAAGGATAAAAGATGTATATTTTGTAATTACAGATGCTGGATTTAATGATCTTGTTAGACCGGTGATGTATGGCAGTTATCATCATATATCTGTTATTTCTAATAGTTGCAAATTAATTAATAAGAAATTAAAGAGAAAAACAGTAATAGCAGGACCTATTTGTGAATCAGGAGACATATTTACTCAATCTAATGATGGAGAAGTTAAACCAAGATTATTACCCTTAATAGAAATTGGAGATATTATTATATTTCATGATACAGGTGCTTACGGATCTTCTATGTCTTCAAATTATAATAGTAGGCCTCTAATTCCTGAAATATTATTTAATTCAGGAAAATGTCAAATTATTAGAAGACGACAAACTATCTCTGAAATGATTTCATTAGAACTTTAA
- the thyA gene encoding thymidylate synthase, whose product MQKYLTLLKTIINKGTIKKNRTSIDSKSIFGYRMKLNLNDGFPLLTTKKCSIKSIIYELLWFLRGDTNTKYLKENNVSIWNNWEDINGNLGPIYGKQWRKWKTYDGKYIDQINEVIHLIMTDPNSRRMVVSAWNVAEIKNMSLPPCHLLFQFYVDGQFLSCQLYQRSCDVFLGLPFNLASYSLLMHMIAQQCNLRVGNFLWIGGDVHLYVNHINLAKIQLSRKPTTLPNIVFNRKPCSISDYQFNDFKIINYYPHPVIKAEIAI is encoded by the coding sequence ATGCAAAAGTATTTAACATTATTAAAAACTATTATTAATAAAGGAACTATAAAAAAAAATAGAACAAGTATTGATTCTAAATCTATTTTTGGTTATAGAATGAAATTAAATCTTAATGATGGATTTCCATTATTAACAACTAAAAAGTGTAGCATTAAATCTATAATTTATGAATTATTATGGTTTTTGAGAGGAGATACAAATACAAAATATTTAAAAGAAAATAACGTATCTATTTGGAATAATTGGGAAGACATCAATGGAAACTTAGGACCTATTTATGGAAAACAATGGAGGAAATGGAAAACATACGATGGAAAATATATTGATCAAATTAATGAAGTAATTCATTTAATTATGACTGATCCCAATTCTAGAAGAATGGTAGTATCTGCATGGAATGTTGCTGAAATAAAAAATATGTCATTACCTCCATGTCATCTGCTATTTCAATTTTATGTTGATGGACAATTTCTTAGTTGTCAATTGTATCAACGTTCTTGCGATGTTTTTTTAGGATTACCATTTAATTTAGCTAGTTATTCTTTACTAATGCATATGATTGCACAACAATGCAATTTAAGAGTTGGAAATTTTTTATGGATTGGAGGAGATGTACACTTATATGTTAATCATATTAATTTAGCTAAAATTCAATTGAGTAGAAAACCTACAACTCTTCCTAATATTGTATTTAATAGAAAACCATGTTCTATATCTGATTACCAATTTAATGATTTTAAAATAATTAACTATTATCCTCATCCTGTAATAAAAGCAGAAATTGCTATATAA
- the miaB gene encoding tRNA (N6-isopentenyl adenosine(37)-C2)-methylthiotransferase MiaB — MKKVYIKTWGCQMNEYDSTLIKSFLEKKESYLLIDNAKKADILILNTCSIREKAQEKLFHQLGRWRKLKKDNPNIIIAVGGCVATQEGIKIFNRANYINIIFGTQTLHRLPNMIKSAIVSKKLIVDVINYKSIEKFDNIQYTVTSISRISSLVAIMEGCNKYCSFCIVPYTRGREVSRPVIDIINEIKQLTKLGTREVILLGQNVNSYFGEYINGKKCDFSKLLYYISEINEIYRIRFITSHPLHFTNNLIHAYSKIPQLIDSLHLPVQSGSDRILKLMRRRYSTVQYKIIIEKLKSIRPKMHISSDFIIGFPGETEIDFKKTMALVKDVYFDMSFSFLYSPRPGTPASILKQNTSIEERKKRLFMLQNKIIIQSKKLSLNMLNTTQSVLVDGIAKNDIMKLSGKTMNNRTVYFEGRHSCIGKIVKINITNVSRHTLIGRVI; from the coding sequence ATGAAAAAAGTATATATTAAAACATGGGGTTGTCAAATGAATGAATACGATTCTACTTTAATTAAAAGTTTTTTAGAAAAAAAAGAATCTTATTTATTAATTGATAATGCAAAAAAAGCTGATATTTTAATTTTGAATACTTGTTCTATAAGAGAAAAAGCTCAAGAAAAATTATTTCATCAATTAGGAAGATGGAGAAAATTAAAAAAGGATAACCCAAATATAATCATAGCGGTTGGAGGTTGTGTTGCTACTCAAGAAGGAATAAAAATTTTTAATCGAGCTAATTATATTAATATAATCTTTGGAACTCAAACCTTACATCGATTACCTAATATGATTAAATCTGCAATTGTTTCAAAAAAATTAATAGTAGATGTTATAAATTATAAATCTATAGAAAAATTTGACAATATACAATATACAGTCACATCTATTTCAAGAATTTCTTCTTTAGTAGCTATTATGGAAGGATGTAACAAATATTGTTCTTTTTGTATTGTACCGTATACAAGAGGAAGAGAAGTTAGTAGACCTGTCATTGACATAATTAATGAAATTAAACAATTAACAAAACTAGGAACTAGAGAAGTTATTTTATTAGGACAAAATGTAAATTCTTATTTTGGAGAATATATTAACGGAAAAAAATGTGATTTTTCTAAATTATTATATTATATTTCAGAGATTAATGAAATTTACAGAATTCGATTTATTACTAGTCATCCTCTTCATTTTACAAATAATTTAATTCATGCATATTCAAAAATACCTCAACTAATTGATTCACTTCATCTTCCTGTTCAAAGTGGATCAGATAGAATTTTGAAACTTATGAGGAGACGATATTCTACCGTCCAATATAAAATAATAATAGAAAAATTGAAATCCATTCGACCAAAAATGCATATTTCTTCTGATTTTATAATTGGTTTTCCAGGAGAAACAGAAATAGATTTTAAAAAAACTATGGCATTAGTAAAAGATGTATATTTTGATATGAGTTTTAGTTTTTTATATTCGCCACGTCCTGGAACCCCTGCTTCTATTTTAAAACAAAATACAAGTATTGAAGAAAGAAAGAAAAGACTTTTTATGTTACAAAACAAAATTATCATTCAATCAAAAAAATTAAGTTTAAATATGTTAAACACAACTCAATCTGTTCTTGTTGATGGTATTGCAAAAAATGACATTATGAAATTATCAGGAAAAACAATGAATAATAGAACTGTTTATTTTGAAGGAAGACATTCTTGTATAGGGAAAATAGTAAAGATAAATATTACTAATGTAAGTAGACATACTTTGATTGGAAGAGTAATTTAA
- the ybeY gene encoding rRNA maturation RNase YbeY codes for MNKYSVKLDLFKNKDSRIPSKKHFKNLVQIISNIQKKSIFVSIKCVKKIEMIRLNKLYRNINKETNILAFPFKGPIVNQELKNFVGDLAICYETVIQEAIQGNKSILYHFSHIIIHGILHLIGFDHLNNSSAKKMESLERKILLILD; via the coding sequence ATGAATAAATACAGTGTAAAATTAGATTTATTTAAAAATAAAGATTCAAGAATACCATCTAAAAAACATTTTAAAAATTTAGTTCAAATTATTTCTAATATTCAAAAAAAATCTATATTTGTTTCTATAAAATGTGTTAAAAAAATTGAGATGATTCGTTTAAACAAATTATATAGAAATATTAATAAAGAAACTAATATTCTTGCTTTTCCATTTAAAGGACCAATTGTTAATCAAGAATTAAAAAATTTTGTTGGAGATTTAGCTATATGTTATGAAACAGTCATTCAAGAAGCAATACAAGGAAATAAGTCTATACTTTATCATTTCTCACACATTATAATTCATGGGATATTACATTTAATTGGATTCGATCATTTAAATAATAGTTCAGCAAAAAAAATGGAATCTTTAGAACGAAAAATATTATTAATTTTGGATTAA
- a CDS encoding HlyC/CorC family transporter, producing the protein MKKKNFFSLLFHRLFNDEPKNRKELLSLIKESEQNSLIDHTTCKMIERVIDITKRRVKEIMIPKPNIITLELTFTLEKCLNIIIKSAHSRFPVISADKNYVEGFLIAKDLLSYMKNPKKKFFVKDVLRPAIIVPESKYVDDMLKEFKAKRFHIAIVIDEFGVVSGLVTIEDILELIVGDIYDEFDTNEEENVFKINEKNFIVKGFTSIKEFNEKFNTNFKSYNVDTIGGFLTKKIERLPIEGEIISIENLKFEISILNNRHIVQMKVSILNI; encoded by the coding sequence ATCAAAAAAAAAAATTTTTTTTCTCTGTTATTTCATCGATTATTTAATGATGAACCGAAAAATAGAAAAGAATTATTATCTTTAATAAAAGAATCTGAACAGAATTCTTTAATAGATCACACTACATGTAAAATGATAGAAAGAGTTATAGATATCACTAAACGCCGTGTGAAAGAAATAATGATACCTAAACCAAATATTATAACTTTAGAATTAACATTTACTCTTGAAAAATGTTTAAATATTATCATTAAATCAGCACATTCTAGATTTCCAGTTATAAGTGCAGATAAAAATTATGTAGAAGGATTTTTAATAGCAAAAGATTTGTTATCTTATATGAAAAATCCTAAAAAAAAATTTTTCGTTAAAGATGTATTGCGTCCTGCTATTATAGTACCTGAAAGTAAATATGTTGATGATATGCTTAAAGAATTTAAAGCTAAAAGATTTCATATAGCAATAGTAATAGATGAGTTCGGAGTAGTATCTGGATTAGTAACTATTGAAGATATTTTAGAATTAATTGTTGGTGATATATATGATGAATTTGATACAAACGAAGAGGAAAATGTTTTTAAAATCAATGAAAAGAACTTTATTGTAAAAGGATTCACTTCTATTAAAGAATTTAATGAAAAATTTAATACTAATTTTAAAAGTTATAACGTAGATACTATAGGAGGATTTTTAACAAAAAAAATAGAAAGACTACCTATAGAAGGAGAAATAATATCTATAGAAAATTTAAAATTTGAAATATCAATATTGAATAATAGACATATTGTTCAAATGAAAGTATCCATTTTAAATATATAA